The Manihot esculenta cultivar AM560-2 chromosome 1, M.esculenta_v8, whole genome shotgun sequence genome has a window encoding:
- the LOC122724557 gene encoding auxin-responsive protein SAUR23-like yields MAIRFLGNLAKQILSLSVFPLNKAAAGCLNVPKGFLAVYIGETEKKRFLVPVSYLNEPSFQDLLTKAEEEFGFDHPMGGLTIPCGEDAFLHVTSSLSRA; encoded by the coding sequence ATGGCTATTCGTTTTCTAGGTAATCTTGCTAAGCAAATTCTTTCCCTGTCTGTGTTCCCCCTAAATAAAGCAGCTGCAGGATGTTTAAATGTACCAAAAGGCTTCTTAGCAGTATACATTGGAGAGACTGAGAAGAAGAGATTTTTAGTTCCAGTTTCCTATCTGAATGAGCCCTCCTTTCAAGATTTGTTAACAAAAGCTGAAGAAGAGTTTGGCTTTGATCATCCCATGGGTGGATTAACAATTCCTTGCGGAGAAGATGCGTTCCTTCACGTCACTTCCAGCTTGAGTAGAGCTTAA
- the LOC110628657 gene encoding splicing factor 3B subunit 6-like protein — MATISLRKGNTRLPPEVNRVLYVRNLPFNISSEEMYDIFGKYGAIRQIRIGTNKDTRGTAFVVYEDIYDAKTAVDHLSGFNVANRYLIVLYYQQAKMSKKFDQKKKEEEIAKMQEKYGVSTKDK, encoded by the coding sequence ATGGCCACAATCAGTCTCCGGAAGGGCAACACTCGTCTTCCACCGGAGGTGAATCGCGTCCTCTACGTCCGAAACCTTCCCTTCAATATCTCGAGCGAGGAGATGTACGATATTTTCGGAAAGTACGGGGCGATTCGCCAAATACGGATCGGCACAAACAAGGACACGCGAGGAACGGCCTTTGTAGTTTACGAGGATATCTACGACGCCAAAACGGCGGTGGATCACTTGTCGGGTTTCAACGTGGCGAATAGGTATTTGATTGTTTTGTACTATCAGCAGGCCAAGATGAGCAAGAAGTTTgatcagaagaagaaggaggaggagattgCTAAGATGCAGGAGAAATATGGGGTTTCTACAAAAGATAAGTAA
- the LOC110617048 gene encoding pentatricopeptide repeat-containing protein At1g11900, which yields MRILVGILGKNFFFSRLLLFCPPRIRFTPKKSCMISIPVGFPRTSPLAVHSTEIVANYRQIATHASLHEDVVAEGNLNQILAAIEDAPSSTEEICIAYLDKLCKAGDVSIAARLLQFLQNKNIFLGPNAYNLVLAAAGEKTKIEILSQVFKDLIMSREFLPLASFLNLAKGFINTNDHVLLLRLVREVSELTFPRSTMFMNRIMFAFAECRQYDKALLIYDQIKDLRSKPDLITYNTVLDILGHVGRVDEMLHEFASMKEAGIAPDFISYNTLLNQLQKAGRLDLCLIYMKEMDEGGIEPDLLTYTALIQNFGRTGNIEESLKLFREMKTKQIRPSIYIYRSLINRLKKMGKVELAMTLLEEMNASLPNLAGPRDFKRKGRR from the exons ATGAGAATTTTGGTTGGCATTCTCGGAAAAAACTTCTTTTTCTCTAGGTTGCTTCTTTTTTGTCCTCCAAGAATCAGGTTTACGCCCAAAAAG AGTTGTATGATATCCATCCCAGTCGGTTTTCCTCGGACCTCGCCTCTTGCTGTGCATTCTACTGAAATTGTTGCCAATTATAGGCAAATTGCAACCCATGCATCTCTACATGAGGATGTGGTTGCAGAAGGCAACTTGAATCAGATTCTTGCTGCCATTGAAGATGCTCCAAGCTCCACTGAAGAAATCTGTATTGCTTATCTTGATAAGCTATGCAAAGCTGGAGATGTTTCTATTGCTGCCAGATTGTTGCAATTTTTACAGAATAAAAATATCTTCCTTGGCCCTAATGCTTATAATCTTGTTTTGGCGGCAGCAGGTGAAAAAACTAAGATTGAAATTTTGTCCCAAGTTTTCAAGGATCTCATCATGTCTCGTGAATTTTTGCCTTTGGCTTCTTTTCTTAATCTTGCCAAGGGTTTTATAAACACAAACGATCATGTCTTGTTATTGAGACTTGTTAGAGAAGTATCGGAGCTGACATTTCCTAGAAGTACCATGTTTATGAATAGAATCAtgtttgcctttgctgaatgtAGGCAGTACGACAAAGCCCTGCTGATATATGATCAGATAAAAGACTTGAGGTCCAAGCCAGATTTGATCACGTATAATACTGTTTTGGATATTTTAGGTCATGTTGGTCGGGTTGATGAAATGCTTCATGAGTTTGCTTCCATGAAGGAGGCAGGAATTGCTCCAGATTTCATTTCTTACAATACACTATTAAACCAGTTGCAGAAGGCTGGAAGATTGGATTTGTGTTTAATATACATGAAGGAAATGGATGAGGGTGGAATTGAACCAGATTTGCTTACATATACTGCATTAATTCAGAATTTTGGTCGAACAGGGAATATTGAGGAGTCATTGAAACTATTCAGAGAGATGAAGACAAAGCAGATCCGTCCATCAATCTATATATATCGATCACTAATCAACCGTTTAAAGAAAATGGGAAAGGTGGAGTTGGCTATGACCCTTTTGGAGGAGATGAATGCATCTCTTCCAAATCTGGCTGGTCCAAGGGACTTCAAACGCAAAGGCAGGCGGTAA
- the LOC110628381 gene encoding molybdopterin synthase catalytic subunit: MASEEKTLVEVLEENNPIDLAKYINYVSASQAGAIATFSGTTRDTFEGKVVVELRYEAYVPMAVRQIKSICSSARLSWNVHSIAVAHRLGPVAVGETSVFIAVSAVHRADALDACKFVIDELKASVPIWKKEVYSNGEVWKENSEFLERRQEIGKTGGCCSKKVEVKAHGTKGCCGAKVKVNEEAAKMSTDAEAEN; the protein is encoded by the coding sequence ATGGCCAGTGAAGAAAAAACTCTAGTGGAAGTCTTGGAAGAGAATAACCCTATTGATCTTGCCAAATACATTAATTACGTCAGTGCTTCACAGGCTGGTGCTATAGCTACATTTTCAGGCACAACTCGGGACACATTTGAAGGGAAGGTAGTAGTGGAGCTAAGATATGAAGCATATGTACCAATGGCAGTACGCCAGATCAAATCCATATGTTCATCAGCTAGATTATCTTGGAATGTCCACTCTATTGCTGTTGCACACCGCCTGGGTCCAGTTGCAGTTGGAGAAACTAGTGTGTTCATTGCAGTATCCGCTGTTCATCGAGCTGATGCTCTGGATGCTTGTAAGTTTGTTATTGATGAGCTAAAGGCATCTGTTCCCATATGGAAGAAGGAGGTTTATTCCAATGGAGAGGTTTGGAAGGAGAATTCAGAGTTTTTGGAGAGGAGGCAGGAAATAGGTAAGACTGGGGGTTGCTGCAGCAAAAAGGTCGAGGTTAAGGCGCATGGCACAAAGGGCTGCTGTGGAGCTAAGGTCAAAGTGAATGAAGAAGCTGCAAAGATGAGCACCGATGCTGAAGCTGAGAATTAG
- the LOC110628208 gene encoding translation initiation factor eIF-2B subunit gamma isoform X1 — protein MDFQVVVLAGGTSKKLLPLVSKEVPKPLLPVANRPVLAYVLEQLELCNLKDLIVVVEGQDAARLVSAWISGAYVDRLHVEVAAVPEDVGTAGALRAIAHHLTAKDILVVTGDLVSDIPPGAVAAAHRRHDAVVTTMLCSAPVGGPAESGSSAGKDKIKKPRWYNIIGLDLAKQFLLHIATGAEVDKDIRIQKSILHAVGQMEIRSDLMDAHMYAFKRSVLQEVLEEKDKFQSLKRDVLPYLVQSQLRSEVLLNGVLSQAEENGNEKVSSQNNHVMVSQILANASTPSFHELYASGHNGSASVQRIHKCCAYIASNSKYCSRLNSIQAFSDINRDVIGEANHLSGYSFSAHNNVIHPSAQLGLKTTVGPHCMLGEGSQMGDKCSVKRSVIGSHCRIGSNVKVVNSVIMNHVTIGDDCSILDSVICNNVQLQKRVGLKDCQVGAGFVVTAGCEYKGESLARKEK, from the exons ATGGATTTCCAAGTGGTTGTCTTAGCTGGTGGCACTTCAAAGAAACTGCTTCCTCTGGTCTCTAAG GAGGTACCAAAACCGCTGCTTCCGGTGGCCAACCGGCCGGTTCTCGCTTATGTTTTGGAGCAATTGGAACTCTGCAATCTCAAGGACCTTATTGTG GTGGTGGAAGGGCAAGATGCAGCTCGTCTAGTTAGTGCTTGGATATCGGGTGCTTATGTTGATCGTTTACATGTCGAG GTTGCTGCAGTTCCAGAAGATGTTGGAACTGCTGGCGCTCTTCGGGCCATTGCGCACCATTTGACTGCAAAGGACATTTTG GTTGTGACTGGTGATCTTgtttctgacattcctcctggTGCAGTTGCAGCAGCTCACAGACGGCATGATGCAGTGGTGACTACAATGCTTTGTTCTGCTCCTGTTGGTGGGCCTGCTGAATCAGGGTCATCTGCTGGAAAGGACAAAATAAAGAAACCCAGATGGTACAACATCATTGGACTGGACCTTGCAAAGCAGTTTTTGTTACATATAGCAACAG GAGCTGAAGTTGATAAAGATATTCGAATTCAGAAGAGTATTCTTCATGCAGTGGGGCAG ATGGAAATACGATCTGATCTTATGGATGCTCATATGTATGCGTTCAAGAG GTCTGTCCTGCAAGAAGTTTTAGAAGAGAAGGATAAATTTCAGAGCTTAAAACGGGATGTACTGCCTTATCTTGTTCAGAGCCAGCTG AGATCAGAGGTATTACTAAATGGTGTATTATCGCAAGCAgaagaaaatggaaatgagAAGGTTAGTTCCCAAAACAACCATGTCATGGTATCTCAGATACTGGCCAATGCGTCTACTCCGAGCTTTCATGAACTTTATGCATCGGGTCATAATGGTTCTGCTTCTGTTCAAAGAATTCACAAGTGCTGTGCTTATATTGCAAGCAACAGCAAATACTGTTCTCGCTTAAATTCTATTCAGGCATTCAGTGATATAAACAGAGAT GTCATAGGTGAGGCAAATCATCTGTCAGGCTATTCATTCTCTGCTCATAACAACGTCATCCACCCTTCAGCACAGCTTGGATTAAAAACTACT GTGGGACCTCATTGTATGTTAGGCGAAGGTTCACAAATGGGTGATAAATGCAGTGTGAAACGGTCTGTTATTGGTAGTCACTGCCGGATAGGTTCTAATGTGAAG GTGGTTAATTCAGTTATCATGAACCATGTTACCATTGGAGATGACTGTTCAATCCTAGATTCTGTGATTTGCAACAATGTACAGCTCCAAAAGCGAGTTGGACTCAAAGATTGTCAA GTTGGAGCAGGTTTCGTGGTTACTGCAGGTTGTGAGTACAAGGGAGAGTCCCTGGCCAGAAAAGAGAAGTGA
- the LOC110628208 gene encoding translation initiation factor eIF-2B subunit gamma isoform X2: MKLLPFILCSSHYSPIVAAVPEDVGTAGALRAIAHHLTAKDILVVTGDLVSDIPPGAVAAAHRRHDAVVTTMLCSAPVGGPAESGSSAGKDKIKKPRWYNIIGLDLAKQFLLHIATGAEVDKDIRIQKSILHAVGQMEIRSDLMDAHMYAFKRSVLQEVLEEKDKFQSLKRDVLPYLVQSQLRSEVLLNGVLSQAEENGNEKVSSQNNHVMVSQILANASTPSFHELYASGHNGSASVQRIHKCCAYIASNSKYCSRLNSIQAFSDINRDVIGEANHLSGYSFSAHNNVIHPSAQLGLKTTVGPHCMLGEGSQMGDKCSVKRSVIGSHCRIGSNVKVVNSVIMNHVTIGDDCSILDSVICNNVQLQKRVGLKDCQVGAGFVVTAGCEYKGESLARKEK, translated from the exons ATGAAACTACTACCATTTATTTTATGCAGTTCGCATTATTCTCCAATA GTTGCTGCAGTTCCAGAAGATGTTGGAACTGCTGGCGCTCTTCGGGCCATTGCGCACCATTTGACTGCAAAGGACATTTTG GTTGTGACTGGTGATCTTgtttctgacattcctcctggTGCAGTTGCAGCAGCTCACAGACGGCATGATGCAGTGGTGACTACAATGCTTTGTTCTGCTCCTGTTGGTGGGCCTGCTGAATCAGGGTCATCTGCTGGAAAGGACAAAATAAAGAAACCCAGATGGTACAACATCATTGGACTGGACCTTGCAAAGCAGTTTTTGTTACATATAGCAACAG GAGCTGAAGTTGATAAAGATATTCGAATTCAGAAGAGTATTCTTCATGCAGTGGGGCAG ATGGAAATACGATCTGATCTTATGGATGCTCATATGTATGCGTTCAAGAG GTCTGTCCTGCAAGAAGTTTTAGAAGAGAAGGATAAATTTCAGAGCTTAAAACGGGATGTACTGCCTTATCTTGTTCAGAGCCAGCTG AGATCAGAGGTATTACTAAATGGTGTATTATCGCAAGCAgaagaaaatggaaatgagAAGGTTAGTTCCCAAAACAACCATGTCATGGTATCTCAGATACTGGCCAATGCGTCTACTCCGAGCTTTCATGAACTTTATGCATCGGGTCATAATGGTTCTGCTTCTGTTCAAAGAATTCACAAGTGCTGTGCTTATATTGCAAGCAACAGCAAATACTGTTCTCGCTTAAATTCTATTCAGGCATTCAGTGATATAAACAGAGAT GTCATAGGTGAGGCAAATCATCTGTCAGGCTATTCATTCTCTGCTCATAACAACGTCATCCACCCTTCAGCACAGCTTGGATTAAAAACTACT GTGGGACCTCATTGTATGTTAGGCGAAGGTTCACAAATGGGTGATAAATGCAGTGTGAAACGGTCTGTTATTGGTAGTCACTGCCGGATAGGTTCTAATGTGAAG GTGGTTAATTCAGTTATCATGAACCATGTTACCATTGGAGATGACTGTTCAATCCTAGATTCTGTGATTTGCAACAATGTACAGCTCCAAAAGCGAGTTGGACTCAAAGATTGTCAA GTTGGAGCAGGTTTCGTGGTTACTGCAGGTTGTGAGTACAAGGGAGAGTCCCTGGCCAGAAAAGAGAAGTGA
- the LOC110628578 gene encoding protein APEM9, whose amino-acid sequence MGKDSSNSQHTEMAVTDANAAIWEEIERSESYLVASMYEEAAPIASSVLRSISEGKIKNSAISIDGFELHDMMTSAGMVLVQSLNQLGRASDILNELKVLFVSADAIPVQVLLIGVCFQISAGLSLGIREFLEEFLSKWHLVDGRYSVLVDANVDANVQKGCDERSFLGIDEFMEVVEIYAVTLLGKTLKDLDLAIAWVEKAAIPEERRQGLLRRLHSLYSAKASNSSEGSSVLPENNHEALNSSSKELNISKGYSEVLKPNYQPNGDNNTKQGILKLSRRIDPLFWWFRSINLRVGNLQLVITNGKIFLGCLMFLIYYLLRRKQATLKGIVRRQLVSIKKALVDLWQLTFSYQVNPLAAVQPLPATRGGR is encoded by the exons ATGGGAAAAGATTCGAGCAATAGTCAGCACACGGAGATGGCTGTGACGGACGCAAATGCTGCAATTTGGGAAGAAATCGAACGTTCTGAAAG TTACCTTGTTGCCTCTATGTATGAGGAGGCTGCACCAATAGCTTCCTCAGTTTTGAGGAGCATAAGCGAGGGCAAGATAAAAAACTCAGCGATCAGCATAGACGGATTTGAGTTGCATGACATGATGACATCAGCTGGTATGGTGTTGGTTCAGTCCTTGAACCAACTGGGCAG GGCATCAGACATTTTGAATGAGCTCAAAGTACTGTTTGTTTCTGCAGATGCTATCCCTGTCCAAGTTCTTCTTATTGG ggtGTGCTTTCAGATATCAGCAGGTTTATCTTTAGGCATCAGGGAGTTTCTTGAGGAGTTCCTTAGCAAGTGGCATTTGGTGGATGGAAGATATAGTGTTCTTGTTGATGCAAATGTAGACGCCAATGTACAGAAAGGATGTGATGAGAGGAGTTTTTTGGgaattgatgagtttatggaggTTGTTGAAATCTATGCTGTTACACTTCTTGGTAAAACTTTGAAGGATCTGGACCTTGCAATAGCTTGGGTTGAAAAAGCTGCAATACCTGAGGAAAGACGGCAg GGACTTTTAAGAAGATTACACTCCTTGTACTCTGCCAAAGCCAGCAACTCATCCGAAGGCTCATCAGTTTTGCCAGAAAATAACCATGAAGCTCTCAATTCATCATCAAAAGAACTTAATATTTCTAAAGGATATTCTGAAGTATTAAAACCCAATTACCAGCCTAATGGGGATAATAATACGAAACAAGGAATTTTGAAATTGTCGAGGCGAATAGACCCACTTTTTTGGTGGTTCCGTTCTATCAATTTGAGGGTGGGTAATCTGCAATTGGTCATAACCAATGGGAAGATTTTTCTTGGATGCTTGATGTTTCTTATTTATTACCTTCTCCGACGGAAACAAGCTACTTTAAAAGG GATTGTTAGGAGACAGCTTGTGTCCATAAAAAAGGCTTTGGTGGACTTATGGCAGCTCACCTTTTCATACCAAGTGAACCCCCTAGCTGCTGTTCAACCTCTTCCTGCAACTCGCGGTGGTCGATGA